A genomic segment from Curtobacterium sp. MCSS17_007 encodes:
- the pknB gene encoding Stk1 family PASTA domain-containing Ser/Thr kinase, with protein sequence MTTNAATDPMIGRMIDQRYRVRSRIARGGMATVYLATDVRLERRVAIKIMHGHLADDQAFRERFIQEARSAARLSHPNLVGVYDQGAEDDTAYIVMEYIPGITLRDLLQEHRALTPEQATDILRAVLAGLASAHRAGIVHRDLKPENVLLADDGRIKLGDFGLARATTANTATGAALLGTIAYLSPELVTRGAADSRSDIYALGIMLYEMLTGEQPYKGDQPMQIAYQHANDTVPVPSAAEPGVPPELDDLVAWATARDPEDRPRDAREMLDHVSGSQQRATGQYRTAVLRPENATAILPAGGSSPSSADRATGEPGNADATRVIAGSTGEPVAPGRRGAPGPRRTGAQPGALSPAGQRLADKSAKRRKRGWIVLAVVVVLAVVAGVVGWALGPGPWGNVRIPEVTGKSVTQARQLLQAQGLEPAARTGTRYDAVVAKGKVSTTEPAAEREVRKGTAVQIVVSDGPRMIALPAIVGQPLSTVTAALDDDFQLQDDQYEFSADAPEDTVIAAKGLGADGQTVDLASVGEYAERGPVTLTVSLGAVPDVTGKTLDEATTALDSVGLTVGSQQERYSDDVPKGHVIASSVEDSPAVRGSAVDLVVSRGPTPITLPDVAGKTIDEATSTLENLGLDVSVPECKNVLCRFYDWKSALPVTATDPVQGSTVYRGDTITLSYEQ encoded by the coding sequence ATGACCACGAACGCCGCCACGGATCCGATGATCGGTCGCATGATCGACCAGCGGTACCGCGTGCGCTCGCGCATCGCGCGCGGCGGCATGGCGACCGTGTACCTCGCCACCGACGTCCGGCTCGAGCGCCGCGTCGCGATCAAGATCATGCACGGGCACCTGGCCGACGACCAGGCGTTCCGGGAGCGCTTCATCCAGGAGGCGAGGTCCGCCGCACGCCTGTCACACCCCAACCTGGTGGGCGTGTACGACCAGGGCGCCGAGGACGACACCGCCTACATCGTCATGGAGTACATCCCGGGGATCACCCTGCGGGACCTCCTGCAGGAGCACCGGGCACTGACACCGGAGCAGGCGACCGACATCCTCCGGGCCGTGCTCGCCGGACTCGCCTCGGCACACCGCGCGGGCATCGTGCACCGCGACCTCAAGCCCGAGAACGTCCTGCTCGCCGACGACGGGCGGATCAAGCTCGGTGACTTCGGCCTGGCCCGGGCGACGACCGCGAACACCGCCACCGGCGCGGCCCTGCTCGGCACGATCGCGTACCTCTCCCCCGAGCTCGTCACGCGCGGAGCAGCCGACTCCCGCAGTGACATCTACGCGCTCGGCATCATGCTCTACGAGATGCTCACCGGCGAGCAGCCCTACAAGGGCGACCAGCCGATGCAGATCGCGTACCAGCACGCGAACGACACCGTGCCCGTCCCGAGTGCAGCGGAGCCCGGGGTCCCGCCGGAGCTCGACGACCTGGTGGCCTGGGCGACCGCACGCGACCCGGAGGACCGCCCCCGCGACGCCCGCGAGATGCTCGACCACGTCTCGGGCAGCCAGCAGCGCGCGACGGGCCAGTACCGGACCGCGGTCCTCCGCCCGGAGAACGCCACCGCCATCCTGCCGGCCGGCGGCTCGTCCCCGTCGTCGGCCGACCGGGCGACCGGCGAGCCCGGCAACGCCGACGCGACACGGGTCATCGCCGGCTCGACCGGCGAACCGGTCGCTCCGGGGCGCCGTGGCGCTCCCGGCCCACGCCGGACCGGCGCGCAGCCCGGCGCGCTGTCCCCCGCCGGTCAGCGACTCGCCGACAAGTCCGCGAAGCGCCGGAAGCGGGGCTGGATCGTCCTCGCGGTCGTCGTCGTGCTCGCGGTCGTCGCCGGGGTCGTCGGGTGGGCGCTCGGCCCGGGTCCCTGGGGCAACGTGCGGATCCCCGAGGTCACCGGCAAGTCGGTGACGCAGGCACGTCAGCTCCTCCAGGCGCAGGGCCTCGAGCCCGCGGCACGCACCGGCACCCGGTACGACGCGGTGGTGGCGAAGGGCAAGGTCTCGACGACCGAGCCCGCTGCCGAGCGCGAGGTCAGGAAGGGCACGGCGGTGCAGATCGTCGTCTCCGACGGCCCGCGGATGATCGCGCTGCCGGCGATCGTCGGTCAACCGCTGTCCACCGTCACGGCGGCGCTCGACGACGACTTCCAGCTGCAGGACGACCAGTACGAGTTCTCGGCGGACGCCCCGGAGGACACCGTGATCGCGGCGAAGGGCCTGGGCGCCGACGGACAGACCGTCGACCTGGCGTCCGTCGGCGAGTACGCCGAGCGGGGCCCGGTCACGCTGACGGTCTCGCTCGGAGCAGTCCCGGACGTCACCGGGAAGACCCTGGACGAGGCGACGACAGCCCTCGACAGCGTCGGGCTCACCGTCGGCTCGCAGCAGGAGCGCTACAGCGACGACGTGCCGAAGGGCCACGTCATCGCGTCGTCCGTCGAGGACTCCCCCGCCGTCCGGGGCTCGGCGGTCGACCTCGTCGTCTCCCGCGGCCCGACGCCCATCACGCTGCCGGACGTCGCCGGCAAGACCATCGACGAGGCCACGTCGACCCTCGAGAACCTCGGGCTCGACGTCTCCGTGCCGGAGTGCAAGAACGTGCTCTGCCGGTTCTACGACTGGAAGTCGGCCCTGCCGGTGACCGCGACCGACCCGGTCCAGGGCTCGACGGTGTACCGCGGCGACACGATCACCCTGTCCTACGAGCAGTAG
- a CDS encoding LysM peptidoglycan-binding domain-containing protein: MDNAADDAARRARSARFATMPIVLAGTIAVTAGLTGPVAHAEPRHDDAAKKRHVDEDRNVGHRPVLGTAVARPATTTATTVAAVSKAPTTYTVRQGDTVSGIAARFGLSAQEVLVRNGLGWNTIIHPGQTLHLSSAPAAPTAAPASTGGSGSYHVKSGDTVSGIAARVGVSTSAILSANNLTQRSAIYPGQTLTIPRAGTAAKPAPVATTAPAAPAVTQATSVKIAAGDTIGAIAAKHGVSVKALLAANGLSYTSTIYAGKTLVLPSASTKPTTTPTGTAVTTTVGSVNGVELTGEQRRNAATIVAVGRTLGVPDRGIVIALAAALQESSLRNLSHGDRDSVGLFQQRPSQGWGTTAALQDPATAAELFYTGNPGKTRGLMDVRGWSSMSLTAAAQAVQVSAYPDEYAKWEQTARALLASL, translated from the coding sequence GTGGACAACGCTGCAGACGACGCCGCCCGGCGCGCTCGATCCGCCCGGTTCGCCACCATGCCGATCGTCCTCGCGGGCACGATCGCCGTCACCGCCGGCCTGACCGGCCCGGTGGCGCACGCCGAGCCCCGCCACGACGACGCCGCGAAGAAGCGGCACGTCGACGAGGACCGCAACGTCGGGCACCGACCGGTGCTCGGCACCGCCGTGGCCCGCCCCGCCACCACGACCGCCACGACCGTCGCCGCCGTGTCGAAGGCCCCGACGACGTACACGGTCCGCCAGGGCGACACGGTGTCCGGCATCGCCGCACGGTTCGGCCTGTCCGCGCAGGAGGTCCTGGTGCGCAACGGCCTCGGCTGGAACACCATCATCCACCCGGGGCAGACCCTGCACCTGTCGTCGGCGCCCGCGGCACCCACGGCCGCCCCGGCGTCGACCGGTGGCAGCGGCAGCTACCACGTCAAGTCGGGTGACACGGTCTCGGGCATCGCCGCCCGCGTGGGCGTCTCGACCTCGGCGATCCTGTCGGCGAACAACCTGACCCAGCGGTCGGCCATCTACCCCGGCCAGACGCTGACGATCCCCCGCGCCGGCACCGCGGCGAAGCCGGCCCCGGTGGCGACCACCGCACCGGCCGCACCGGCCGTGACGCAGGCCACCAGCGTCAAGATCGCCGCGGGCGACACGATCGGTGCCATCGCCGCCAAGCACGGCGTGTCGGTCAAGGCACTCCTCGCTGCGAACGGCCTGAGCTACACGAGCACGATCTACGCGGGGAAGACCCTCGTCCTCCCCTCCGCGAGCACGAAGCCGACGACCACGCCCACGGGCACCGCGGTGACCACGACGGTCGGGAGCGTCAACGGCGTCGAGTTGACCGGGGAGCAGCGCCGCAACGCGGCCACCATCGTCGCCGTCGGTCGGACCCTCGGCGTCCCGGACCGCGGCATCGTGATCGCGCTGGCAGCCGCGCTCCAGGAGTCGAGCCTGCGCAACCTGTCGCACGGCGACCGCGACTCCGTCGGCCTCTTCCAGCAGCGACCGAGCCAGGGCTGGGGAACGACGGCCGCCCTGCAGGACCCGGCCACCGCGGCCGAGCTCTTCTACACGGGCAACCCGGGGAAGACCCGCGGCCTCATGGACGTGCGGGGGTGGTCGTCGATGAGCCTCACCGCCGCCGCCCAGGCGGTCCAGGTCTCCGCCTACCCGGACGAGTACGCCAAGTGGGAGCAGACCGCGCGCGCCCTGCTTGCCTCGCTCTGA
- a CDS encoding Rv2175c family DNA-binding protein gives MGRVSAVPTDDTTLSERWLTVPDLVDLLGVTPGRIHRLFEQKTLLPARVDGVLRVPSEFLDGPEPLPELRGTLIVLGDNGFSDDEAVRWMLSDEPALGTSPIAALRAGRKAEVRRVAQSLL, from the coding sequence ATGGGGCGCGTGAGTGCTGTACCCACCGACGACACGACCCTCTCCGAGCGCTGGCTGACGGTGCCCGACCTGGTGGACCTGCTCGGGGTGACACCCGGTCGGATCCACCGCCTGTTCGAGCAGAAGACGCTGCTGCCCGCCCGCGTGGACGGCGTGCTGCGGGTGCCGAGCGAGTTCCTCGACGGCCCCGAGCCGCTGCCGGAGCTGCGCGGCACGCTGATCGTCCTCGGCGACAACGGGTTCTCCGACGACGAGGCAGTCCGATGGATGCTCTCCGACGAGCCCGCGCTCGGCACCTCGCCGATCGCCGCGCTGCGCGCCGGCCGCAAGGCCGAGGTGCGCCGGGTCGCCCAGTCCCTGCTCTGA
- a CDS encoding lysophospholipid acyltransferase family protein, with translation MTYWLLKNFLLGPLILTLFRPWVIGREHVPARGPVIFASNHISFIDSVILPAVLDRRISFLAKSDYFTGRGLKGWATKTFFNAIGQLPIDRSGGKASEASLHTGLQVLARGEQLGIYPEGTRSPDGRLYRGRTGIARMILEGRVTVVPVAMVGTREVQQIGQKFPKFKRVGVVFGKPLDFSRFEGFETDRFILRSVTDEVMHELAGLSRQEYVDVYATSVKERASSAREQVMKERRGPAA, from the coding sequence ATGACCTACTGGCTGCTCAAGAACTTCCTGCTCGGCCCGCTCATCCTGACCCTCTTCCGGCCGTGGGTCATCGGGCGTGAGCACGTCCCCGCCCGTGGGCCCGTGATCTTCGCGTCCAACCACATCTCGTTCATCGACTCGGTGATCCTGCCCGCGGTGCTGGACCGGCGGATCTCGTTCCTGGCGAAGAGCGACTACTTCACGGGGCGCGGGCTCAAGGGGTGGGCGACGAAGACGTTCTTCAACGCCATCGGCCAGCTGCCGATCGACCGCTCGGGTGGCAAGGCGTCCGAGGCATCGCTCCACACCGGGCTCCAGGTCCTCGCCCGCGGGGAACAGCTCGGGATCTACCCCGAGGGCACGCGCAGCCCCGACGGCAGGCTGTACCGCGGTCGCACCGGCATCGCGCGGATGATCCTGGAGGGGCGCGTCACGGTCGTCCCGGTCGCCATGGTCGGCACGCGCGAGGTGCAGCAGATCGGCCAGAAGTTCCCGAAGTTCAAGCGCGTCGGCGTGGTCTTCGGCAAGCCCCTCGACTTCTCGCGCTTCGAGGGCTTCGAGACCGACCGCTTCATCCTGCGGAGCGTCACCGACGAGGTCATGCACGAGCTCGCGGGCCTGAGCCGCCAGGAGTACGTCGACGTCTACGCGACGAGTGTCAAGGAGCGTGCGAGCAGCGCCCGCGAGCAGGTCATGAAGGAGCGCCGCGGCCCCGCTGCCTGA
- a CDS encoding AMP-dependent synthetase/ligase: MNDQRQPAPTSAPDHGSAARLLSDRARRTPDRPILAQRHGDTWTTITAADTLARVRGIAKGFVAAGLAPGAHVAILSRTRLEWTLVDFAVWTAGLVSVPVYETSSPDQVRWILSDSETVAIVVEQEEHARRVASITPDLPHLGQHWTIDGGGLDDLVRLGETVSDAELDARTADVHGHDDATIIYTSGTTGRPKGCVLRHDNFTGTVEGATEAMPEVVADGSSTLLFIPMAHVFARFIAVMSISTGVLVGHEPDTRDLMRAVSTFRPTFLLAVPRVFEKIYNSAEQKADLGGKGRIFRAAAAVAVAHSEAVAAGRVPLGLKLRFALFDKLVYAKLRDAIGGRVQYAISGSAPLSPRLSHFFRSIGVLILEGYGLTETTAPATVNRAQELRIGTVGRALPGVEVRIADDGEILIRGVDVFDRYWHNDEATAKAFTDGWFRTGDLGRLDADGVLTVTGRAKELIVTASGKNVAPAPLEDGIREHPLVGQVVVVGEGKPFVAALVTLDREMLPGWCEARGISPALSPREAAYDERVHTAVQEAVDTANQRVSRAESVRSFTIVDTELTEASGHLTPKLTIKRAVVLRDFAADVEHIYSGSKVQTTATPVVASRRRNRA, encoded by the coding sequence GTGAACGATCAGCGGCAGCCCGCACCCACCTCCGCGCCCGACCACGGTTCCGCGGCCCGACTGCTCTCCGACCGGGCACGACGGACGCCCGACCGGCCGATCCTGGCCCAGCGCCACGGGGACACGTGGACCACCATCACCGCCGCGGACACGCTCGCACGCGTCCGCGGCATCGCCAAGGGGTTCGTCGCCGCCGGGCTCGCGCCCGGAGCGCACGTCGCGATCCTCTCCCGCACCCGGCTCGAGTGGACACTCGTCGACTTCGCCGTGTGGACGGCCGGGCTGGTGTCCGTCCCGGTCTACGAGACGAGCTCGCCGGACCAGGTGCGGTGGATCCTGTCCGACTCGGAGACCGTCGCGATCGTGGTCGAGCAGGAGGAGCACGCCCGCCGGGTCGCCTCGATCACGCCGGACCTGCCGCACCTCGGCCAGCACTGGACGATCGACGGCGGCGGCCTCGACGACCTCGTACGGCTCGGCGAGACGGTGTCCGACGCCGAGCTCGACGCCCGGACGGCCGACGTGCACGGCCACGACGACGCGACGATCATCTACACGTCCGGCACGACCGGGCGTCCGAAGGGCTGCGTGCTCCGGCACGACAACTTCACCGGGACCGTCGAGGGCGCGACCGAGGCCATGCCCGAGGTCGTCGCCGACGGCTCCTCGACACTGCTGTTCATCCCGATGGCCCACGTGTTCGCCCGCTTCATCGCGGTGATGTCGATCTCCACCGGCGTGCTGGTCGGTCACGAACCCGACACCCGCGACCTCATGCGTGCGGTGTCGACCTTCCGGCCGACCTTCCTGCTCGCGGTCCCGCGCGTGTTCGAGAAGATCTACAACTCGGCGGAGCAGAAGGCCGACCTGGGTGGCAAGGGCAGGATCTTCCGAGCGGCGGCCGCGGTCGCGGTGGCCCACTCGGAGGCCGTCGCCGCGGGCCGGGTACCGCTCGGCCTCAAGCTGCGCTTCGCGCTGTTCGACAAGCTCGTCTACGCGAAGCTCCGGGACGCCATCGGCGGACGCGTGCAGTACGCGATCAGCGGCTCCGCGCCGCTGTCCCCGCGTCTGTCGCACTTCTTCCGCTCGATCGGCGTGCTCATCCTCGAGGGCTACGGGCTCACCGAGACCACCGCACCCGCCACCGTGAACCGCGCGCAGGAGCTCCGCATCGGCACCGTCGGCCGTGCGCTCCCCGGCGTCGAGGTCCGGATCGCCGACGACGGCGAGATCCTGATCCGCGGCGTGGACGTCTTCGACCGCTACTGGCACAACGACGAGGCGACCGCGAAGGCGTTCACCGACGGCTGGTTCCGCACGGGTGACCTCGGCCGGCTCGATGCCGACGGTGTGCTCACCGTGACCGGTCGCGCGAAGGAACTCATCGTCACCGCGAGCGGCAAGAACGTGGCACCCGCACCGCTCGAGGACGGCATCCGCGAGCACCCGCTGGTCGGCCAGGTCGTCGTGGTCGGCGAGGGCAAGCCGTTCGTCGCCGCGCTCGTGACGCTCGACCGCGAGATGCTGCCGGGCTGGTGCGAGGCCCGCGGCATCTCCCCGGCACTCAGCCCACGCGAGGCCGCGTACGACGAACGCGTGCACACGGCGGTGCAGGAGGCCGTGGACACCGCGAACCAGCGGGTCTCGCGGGCCGAGTCGGTGCGGTCCTTCACGATCGTCGACACGGAGCTGACCGAGGCCTCCGGCCACCTCACGCCGAAGCTCACCATCAAGCGTGCCGTGGTCCTGCGGGACTTCGCCGCGGACGTCGAGCACATCTACTCGGGGTCGAAGGTCCAGACCACGGCGACCCCGGTGGTCGCGTCCCGTCGCCGCAACCGCGCGTAG
- the mraZ gene encoding division/cell wall cluster transcriptional repressor MraZ — protein sequence MLLGTHAPKLDEKGRVILPAKFRDELSGGLVMTRGQERCVVVFSAETFEQLHERIRTAPMTSKRTRDYMRLFLSGASAETPDKQNRVTIPQNLREYAGLERDLTVIGSGDRAEIWSTPAWEAYYAEVEEGFADNDEEVIPGIF from the coding sequence GTGCTGCTCGGTACCCATGCCCCGAAGCTGGACGAGAAGGGTCGCGTGATCCTCCCCGCCAAGTTCCGGGACGAACTGTCCGGGGGTCTCGTGATGACCCGCGGGCAGGAACGGTGCGTCGTGGTCTTCAGTGCGGAGACGTTCGAGCAACTGCACGAGCGGATCCGGACGGCTCCGATGACCTCGAAGCGCACCCGGGACTACATGCGTCTGTTCCTCTCCGGAGCGAGCGCGGAGACCCCGGACAAGCAGAACCGCGTGACGATCCCGCAGAACCTCCGTGAGTACGCGGGGCTCGAGCGGGACCTCACGGTCATCGGCAGCGGTGACCGTGCCGAGATCTGGTCGACCCCCGCGTGGGAGGCCTACTACGCAGAGGTCGAAGAGGGCTTCGCCGACAACGACGAGGAGGTGATCCCAGGGATCTTCTGA
- a CDS encoding ROK family protein, whose product MHAIGIDIGGTKIAGAVVTELGEIIAEDRVATNAADPDAMLDDVVTMVARLRAAHDVGAVGVAAPGFIDASQSIVYYTPNIRWRNEPLRQKLQERLGDLHITVDNDANAAGWAEFRFGAGRLVSDMTMLTIGTGVGGAIVTEDRLFRGGFGTGGEIGHLRIVPNGLPCGCGARGCIEQYGSGRALQRMANDVADAGGIGSALADAREQNGGHLDGAIVGDLILADDPGALAALRRLGRHLGEACASLSAVLDPQLFVFGGGVASAGDRLLEPIKQAYLNNLPARGYHPEPDFVIAELVNDAGVVGAADLARIHARTA is encoded by the coding sequence GTGCATGCCATCGGAATCGACATCGGGGGCACCAAGATCGCGGGTGCGGTCGTCACGGAGCTCGGGGAGATCATCGCCGAGGACCGCGTCGCCACCAACGCGGCGGACCCGGACGCCATGCTCGACGACGTCGTGACGATGGTCGCGCGTCTGCGGGCCGCCCACGACGTGGGAGCGGTCGGCGTCGCGGCCCCGGGCTTCATCGACGCCTCGCAGTCGATCGTCTACTACACGCCGAACATCCGGTGGCGGAACGAACCCCTGCGCCAGAAGCTCCAGGAGCGGCTCGGCGACCTGCACATCACCGTCGACAACGACGCGAACGCGGCCGGCTGGGCGGAGTTCCGCTTCGGCGCGGGGCGGCTCGTGTCCGACATGACCATGCTGACGATCGGCACGGGTGTCGGCGGCGCGATCGTCACCGAGGACCGCCTGTTCCGCGGCGGCTTCGGCACCGGTGGCGAGATCGGCCACCTGCGCATCGTCCCGAACGGCCTGCCCTGCGGCTGCGGCGCCCGCGGCTGCATCGAGCAGTACGGCTCGGGCCGTGCCCTGCAGCGCATGGCGAACGACGTGGCCGACGCCGGGGGCATCGGGTCCGCGCTCGCCGACGCCCGCGAGCAGAACGGCGGGCACCTCGACGGCGCGATCGTCGGTGACCTCATCCTCGCCGACGACCCCGGCGCACTGGCGGCGCTCCGTCGCCTCGGTCGGCACCTCGGCGAGGCCTGCGCCTCGCTCTCCGCCGTGCTCGACCCGCAGCTCTTCGTCTTCGGCGGCGGTGTCGCGAGCGCGGGTGACCGCCTGCTCGAGCCGATCAAGCAGGCCTACCTGAACAACCTGCCGGCCCGCGGGTACCACCCGGAGCCCGACTTCGTCATCGCGGAGCTCGTCAACGACGCCGGCGTCGTCGGTGCCGCCGACCTCGCCCGCATCCACGCCCGCACGGCGTAG
- a CDS encoding polyprenyl synthetase family protein: MAESTRLVDLVSARVDRALDEQRERLLAISPDLAPFDRYARDLLSGGKRFRALFCYWGWQSVAGRSGSFDPLAEGSRQTTAEAVVTVAAALEVFHAAALVHDDIMDRSDTRRGRPSAHRRFESLHQESGWTGDRALYGTNSALLLGDVLLALSDSLFDEGLALLDPARARIVRQEFHTMRLDVTAGQYLDVHEETAWPSTDESEHLVRAQRVIVFKSAKYSIEAPLVIGALVAGASEAQLDGLRSFGLPLGVAYQLRDDLLGVFGDPEVTGKPAGDDLREGKRTVLIASARKSLPSGPRQLLDELLGDPDLDEEQVQMLRATLTESGAVAAVERSIERHVQRAKAALEATPLTPSARDQLLSLADTVSRRVA; the protein is encoded by the coding sequence GTGGCTGAGAGTACGCGATTAGTGGACCTCGTATCGGCGCGGGTCGACCGGGCACTCGACGAGCAGCGAGAGCGACTCCTGGCGATCAGCCCGGACCTCGCCCCGTTCGACCGGTACGCCCGTGACCTGCTGTCCGGCGGCAAGCGCTTCCGGGCACTGTTCTGCTACTGGGGTTGGCAGTCGGTCGCGGGCCGCTCCGGCTCGTTCGACCCGCTCGCCGAGGGGTCCCGACAGACCACCGCCGAGGCCGTCGTGACGGTCGCGGCCGCGCTCGAGGTCTTCCACGCGGCGGCCCTCGTGCACGACGACATCATGGACCGCTCCGACACCCGTCGCGGCCGCCCCTCGGCGCACCGGCGCTTCGAGTCGCTGCACCAGGAGTCCGGCTGGACCGGCGACCGCGCGCTGTACGGCACGAACTCGGCCCTGCTCCTCGGCGACGTGCTGCTCGCGCTGAGTGACTCGCTCTTCGACGAGGGCCTGGCGCTCCTCGACCCCGCCCGCGCCCGGATCGTCCGCCAGGAGTTCCACACCATGCGACTCGACGTCACGGCGGGGCAGTACCTCGACGTGCACGAGGAGACCGCGTGGCCGTCCACCGACGAGTCGGAGCACCTCGTGCGCGCGCAGCGGGTCATCGTCTTCAAGTCGGCGAAGTACTCGATCGAGGCCCCGCTCGTCATCGGCGCCCTCGTCGCGGGCGCCTCCGAGGCGCAGCTCGACGGCCTGCGGTCCTTCGGCCTGCCGCTCGGCGTCGCCTACCAGCTGCGCGACGACCTGCTCGGGGTCTTCGGTGATCCGGAGGTGACCGGCAAGCCCGCCGGCGACGACCTCCGCGAGGGCAAGCGCACCGTGCTCATCGCCTCGGCCCGCAAGTCGCTGCCGTCGGGTCCGCGCCAGCTGCTCGACGAGCTGCTCGGCGACCCCGACCTCGACGAGGAGCAGGTGCAGATGCTGCGTGCGACCCTCACCGAGTCCGGTGCGGTCGCGGCGGTCGAGCGGTCGATCGAGCGGCACGTGCAGCGTGCCAAGGCGGCGCTCGAGGCCACTCCGCTCACGCCGTCGGCCCGCGATCAGCTGCTCTCACTCGCCGACACCGTGAGCCGCCGCGTCGCGTAG
- a CDS encoding class II 3-deoxy-7-phosphoheptulonate synthase gives MIEGLDYWRTLPIKQQPTWPDAAAAEAASAEIATLPPLVFAGEVDKLRDRLAAAAQGKAFLLQGGDCAETFAGATADSIRDRVKTILQMAVVLTYGASMPVIKMGRMAGQFAKPRSSDFETRGDVTLPAYRGDIVNGYDFTPESRQADPRRLVQGYHTAASTLNLVRAFTQGGFADLRQVHSWNKGFASNPANARYEHLAKEIDRAIRFMDACGADFEALKHTEFYASHEGLLMDYERPMTRIDSRSGLAYDTSGHFIWIGERTRDIDGAHVDFLSRVRNPIGVKLGPTTSVDDMQALVDKLDPEREPGRLTFITRMGAGRIRDELPKLLEAIKGMDANPLWVTDPMHGNGLTTPTGYKTRRFDDVVDEVLGFFEAHRQVGTYPGGMHVELTGDDVTECLGGSEQIDEATLATRYESLCDPRLNHMQSLELAFLVAEELSAHPYVRP, from the coding sequence GTGATCGAGGGCCTCGACTACTGGCGCACGCTCCCGATCAAGCAGCAGCCGACCTGGCCGGACGCCGCGGCGGCCGAGGCCGCTTCGGCCGAGATCGCCACGCTGCCGCCGCTCGTGTTCGCGGGTGAGGTCGACAAGCTCCGCGACCGACTCGCCGCTGCCGCGCAGGGGAAGGCGTTCCTGCTGCAGGGCGGTGACTGCGCCGAGACCTTCGCGGGAGCGACCGCTGACTCCATCCGCGACCGCGTGAAGACGATCCTGCAGATGGCCGTCGTGCTCACGTACGGGGCGTCGATGCCCGTCATCAAGATGGGCCGCATGGCCGGGCAGTTCGCGAAGCCCCGGTCGAGCGACTTCGAGACCCGCGGTGACGTCACGCTGCCGGCGTACCGCGGTGACATCGTCAACGGCTACGACTTCACCCCCGAGAGCCGCCAGGCCGACCCGCGTCGCCTGGTGCAGGGTTACCACACGGCCGCGTCGACGCTCAACCTGGTCCGTGCGTTCACGCAGGGCGGTTTCGCGGACCTGCGGCAGGTGCACTCCTGGAACAAGGGCTTCGCGTCGAACCCGGCGAACGCCCGGTACGAGCACCTGGCGAAGGAGATCGACCGCGCCATCCGCTTCATGGACGCGTGCGGGGCGGACTTCGAGGCGCTCAAGCACACCGAGTTCTACGCCTCGCACGAGGGGCTGCTCATGGACTACGAGCGCCCGATGACCCGGATCGACTCGCGGTCCGGCCTCGCCTACGACACCTCCGGCCACTTCATCTGGATCGGGGAGCGGACGCGGGACATCGACGGCGCCCACGTGGACTTCCTGTCGCGCGTGCGGAACCCGATCGGCGTCAAGTTGGGCCCGACGACGAGCGTCGACGACATGCAGGCCCTGGTCGACAAGCTCGACCCCGAGCGCGAGCCGGGTCGCCTGACGTTCATCACCCGCATGGGTGCGGGCCGGATCCGCGACGAGCTACCGAAGCTGCTCGAGGCGATCAAGGGCATGGACGCGAACCCGCTCTGGGTCACGGACCCGATGCACGGCAACGGCCTCACCACCCCGACGGGCTACAAGACCCGTCGCTTCGATGACGTCGTGGACGAGGTCCTCGGCTTCTTCGAGGCCCACCGGCAGGTCGGCACCTACCCCGGCGGCATGCACGTCGAGCTCACCGGCGACGACGTCACGGAGTGCCTGGGCGGGTCGGAGCAGATCGACGAGGCCACCCTGGCGACGCGCTACGAGTCGCTCTGCGACCCGCGCCTCAACCACATGCAGTCGCTCGAACTCGCGTTCCTGGTCGCCGAGGAGCTCAGCGCGCACCCGTACGTGCGCCCGTAG
- a CDS encoding DUF3040 domain-containing protein — MPLSEQEQRLLEEMERSLYQNDSDFVARVTRRQGRASYTSITIGVLGALAGIAIVVLALALKQPWLGLPGFVVMLAGVLYALRPGMRMPKSGAKAPRAGKPSSGRPSRPSSSGGSFMDRMNERWDKRNDPGQQ; from the coding sequence ATGCCACTCTCGGAGCAAGAGCAGCGACTCCTCGAAGAGATGGAGCGGAGCCTCTACCAGAACGACTCCGACTTCGTGGCGCGTGTGACGCGCCGCCAGGGCCGCGCGAGTTACACGTCGATCACCATCGGTGTGCTGGGTGCGCTCGCGGGCATCGCCATCGTGGTGCTCGCCCTCGCGCTCAAGCAGCCGTGGCTCGGTCTGCCGGGCTTCGTGGTCATGCTCGCCGGCGTGCTCTACGCACTGCGCCCTGGCATGCGGATGCCGAAGTCCGGGGCGAAGGCGCCGCGGGCGGGCAAGCCGTCCTCCGGTCGGCCCTCGCGTCCGTCGTCGTCGGGCGGGTCCTTCATGGACCGCATGAACGAGCGCTGGGACAAGCGCAACGACCCGGGGCAGCAGTAG